The following proteins come from a genomic window of Anopheles ziemanni chromosome 3, idAnoZiCoDA_A2_x.2, whole genome shotgun sequence:
- the LOC131285664 gene encoding ficolin-3-like, which produces MLTVVLRLCFAICLYLSNVRGNSTTGHNANQPIAGYCYEMLSTKLDFLQYKLLEMELGIKERDEELAEKQVQFEKVLSNMLGSLHRLEQAIGTNLTALQTDSWKILAQQSACASHEQMRKEIEQIAPKDGVSKNVQSLLALQGYNSKRSFQSCMDVPVKESGVYSIKVGGNKELLKAFCEQNSFGGGWLVIQYRFDGSLDFYRNWTEYRNGFGNVYQEFWIGLEWLHQLTSQSTYELMVEIKDFDGNYRYAHYTKFEIGSEMEQYPLKKLGAYDGTAGDSLTYHAGMKFSTKDRDNDDIGSNCAVSYEGAWWYKSCHHAHLNGKYMNKDDTHAICWYHYKNNRQGLAYSRMMIREI; this is translated from the coding sequence ATGCTTACAGTCGttttgcgtttgtgtttcgcgATTTGTTTGTACCTGTCTAATGTACGAGGAAACTCTACCACTGGCCATAATGCGAATCAACCGATCGCAGGGTATTGTTACGAAATGTTGAGTACAAAGTTGGACTTCCTTCAATACAAACTGCTTGAAATGGAGCTCGGAATAAAGGAGCGCGATGAGGAGTTAGCTGAGAAGCAAGTTCAGTTCGAAAAAGTGCTCAGCAATATGCTGGGATCACTTCACCGGCTTGAACAGGCGATTGGAACGAACCTTACAGCTCTGCAGACCGACTCATGGAAGATCCTCGCCCAGCAAAGTGCATGTGCTAGCCACGAACAGATGCGGAAGGAAATAGAACAGATTGCACCAAAGGACGGTGTGTCTAAAAATGTACAATCATTGCTGGCATTGCAAGGTTATAACAGCAAGAGATCATTTCAGTCTTGTATGGATGTGCCAGTAAAAGAATCCGGAGTTTATTCCATTAAAGTGGGCGGTAACAAGGAACTCTTAAAAGCGTTTTGTGAGCAGAACAGTTTCGGAGGAGGTTGGCTAGTGATACAGTATCGCTTCGATGGATCGCTGGACTTTTACCGAAACTGGACAGAGTACCGGAATGGGTTTGGAAATGTGTATCAGGAGTTCTGGATCGGATTGGAGTGGCTCCATCAGCTGACTTCGCAGAGCACCTATGAGCTCATGGTTGAGATCAAAGACTTTGATGGGAACTATAGGTATGCTCACTATACGAAATTCGAGATCGGCAGCGAAATGGAACAATACCCTTTGAAGAAGCTCGGAGCCTACGATGGAACTGCGGGAGATTCTCTTACGTACCATGCTGGTATGAAGTTTTCAACGAAAGACCGTGATAACGATGACATTGGATCAAATTGTGCCGTATCGTATGAAGGAGCTTGGTGGTATAAAAGCTGTCATCATGCTCActtgaatggaaaatatatgAATAAGGATGATACGCACGCCATTTGTTGGTAccattacaaaaataatagaCAAGGATTGGCTTACTCGAGAATGATGATCAGGGAAATATAA
- the LOC131285663 gene encoding ficolin-2-like: MSSVLLRWCFVICMCLSTVRANSTASNIADQPIAGYGYETLSAKMDFLQYKLLEMELGIKERDEELAEKQVQFEKVLSNMLGSLHRLEQAVGTNLTALQTDSWKILAQQSACASHEQMRKEIEQIAPKDGVSKHVQSLLALQGYYSKGPFQSCMDAPVKESGVYSIKVGDKKELLKAFCEQNSFGGGWLVIQYRFDGSLDFYRNWTEYRNGFGNVYQEFWIGLEWLHQLTSQSTYELMVEIKDFDGNYRYAHYTEFEIGSETEQYPLKKLGTYSGTAGDSLTYHAGMKFSTKERDNDKSTSNCAVTYEGAWWYNECHYSHFNGRYLNKDDPKSISWYYYKNSHQGLAYSRMMIRKISRSE, from the coding sequence atgtCTTCGGTACTTTTGCGTTGGTGTTTCGTGATTTGTATGTGCTTGTCTACCGTTCGAGCAAATTCTACTGCTAGCAATATTGCGGATCAGCCGATCGCAGGTTATGGCTACGAAACGTTAAGTGCGAAGATGGACTTCCTTCAATACAAACTGCTTGAAATGGAGCTCGGAATAAAGGAGCGCGATGAGGAGTTAGCTGAGAAGCAAGTTCAGTTCGAAAAAGTGCTCAGCAATATGCTGGGATCACTTCACCGGCTTGAACAGGCGGTTGGAACGAACCTTACAGCTCTGCAGACCGACTCATGGAAGATCCTCGCCCAGCAAAGTGCATGTGCTAGCCACGAACAGATGCGGAAGGAAATAGAACAGATTGCACCAAAGGACGGTGTGTCTAAACATGTACAATCATTGCTGGCATTGCAAGGTTATTACAGCAAGGGACCATTTCAGTCTTGTATGGATGCACCTGTAAAAGAGTCCGGAGTTTATTCCATTAAAGTAGGCGATAAAAAGGAACTCTTAAAAGCGTTTTGTGAGCAGAACAGTTTCGGAGGAGGTTGGCTAGTGATACAGTATCGCTTCGATGGATCGCTGGACTTTTACCGAAACTGGACAGAGTACCGGAATGGGTTTGGAAATGTGTATCAGGAGTTCTGGATCGGATTGGAGTGGCTCCATCAGCTGACTTCGCAGAGCACCTATGAGCTCATGGTTGAGATCAAAGACTTTGATGGGAACTATAGGTATGCTCACTACACGGAGTTCGAGATCGGCAGTGAAACGGAACAATATCCTTTGAAGAAACTAGGAACGTACAGTGGCACAGCGGGAGATTCTCTTACGTACCATGCCGGTATGAAATTTTCAACGAAAGAACGAGATAACGATAAATCTACTTCAAATTGTGCCGTAACATATGAAGGAGCTTGGTGGTACAACGAGTGTCATTATTCACACTTTAATGGAAGATACTTGAACAAAGATGACCCGAAATCGATATCATGGTACTACTACAAAAATTCCCATCAAGGATTGGCTTACTCGAGAATGATGATCCGCAAGATCAGTCGTAGTGAATAA